In Fibrobacter sp. UWR2, the following are encoded in one genomic region:
- a CDS encoding GNVR domain-containing protein, translating into MDNKVPQTAAAPKPEDDEIDILEILMFLRTKWRFLIIFLILGVCAGGLASMWLRPAYNSDILLQVDVKGNKSAKALGEMGALLDVSTPSEAEMQLIKSRMVLSSVVDDERLCYSATPLSKADRLLHREGRMDLEYLKIPKAVTEAKIRITARVLADSTSYELLADDENVLLKKGAIGETYRLPYAGDTLVVCVRSIAAKPGQMFRLSAIHPQMAVAGLLKKLHVSEEGKNSGIIRVSTSNLYPDRVASILNTIANTYLKQNIEMRSAEAKKTLEFLEEQLPGVKAKLDSAEHKLTSYRHTKGTIDLSGETRMHLEKDVGLQQKLLELEQKKQEALRLFQAEHPTIRTIEQQQAKLRGELAKQQKAAEKLPLTQQEVLSLQEEVEVNNRLYTNLLNNIQQLRVVQAGEVGNVRIVDRAFVPIRPSKPNRKLIFLGVVFGFLLLGCALVLVRRMAQNGVTSSSELELATGVGVYGKLPLIGKDTVNNVLKPVVHESPDEPFAEGVRALRTALEFSLMMDKDKVLMVSGLVEGVGKSFVSINLASSFAMSGKKVLLVDMDLRRGHMFERGHKGLCEMLRTDNYSDE; encoded by the coding sequence ATGGATAACAAGGTTCCGCAAACAGCGGCCGCGCCGAAGCCCGAAGATGATGAGATCGATATTTTGGAAATATTGATGTTCCTTCGAACGAAATGGCGTTTTCTGATTATATTCCTTATTTTGGGCGTCTGTGCTGGCGGCCTGGCCTCAATGTGGTTACGGCCGGCCTACAATAGCGATATTTTGCTTCAGGTTGACGTGAAGGGCAACAAGTCCGCGAAGGCCCTTGGCGAAATGGGCGCCCTGCTCGATGTATCGACTCCGTCCGAGGCCGAGATGCAGCTCATCAAGAGCCGCATGGTACTCTCGTCCGTCGTCGACGATGAACGCCTGTGCTATTCCGCCACCCCGCTCAGCAAGGCGGACCGCCTGTTGCACCGCGAGGGCCGCATGGATCTCGAATACCTCAAGATTCCGAAGGCGGTGACGGAGGCAAAAATCAGGATTACCGCCCGCGTGCTTGCCGATTCGACATCGTATGAATTGCTGGCTGACGACGAAAACGTGCTCCTGAAGAAGGGGGCTATTGGCGAAACGTACCGCTTGCCCTATGCGGGCGACACGCTTGTCGTGTGTGTGCGTTCCATTGCCGCAAAGCCCGGCCAGATGTTCCGGCTTTCTGCGATCCATCCTCAGATGGCGGTTGCAGGCCTCCTGAAGAAGCTGCATGTCTCTGAAGAGGGCAAAAATTCCGGCATTATCCGCGTGTCGACGTCCAACCTTTATCCCGACCGCGTGGCAAGCATCCTGAATACGATAGCCAATACGTACCTCAAGCAGAATATCGAGATGCGCAGTGCCGAGGCGAAGAAGACCCTCGAGTTCCTGGAAGAACAGCTCCCGGGCGTGAAGGCCAAGCTCGATTCTGCAGAGCACAAGCTTACCTCGTACCGCCATACGAAGGGCACAATCGACCTTTCGGGCGAAACGCGCATGCACCTTGAAAAGGATGTGGGCCTGCAGCAGAAGCTCCTGGAACTTGAGCAGAAAAAGCAGGAGGCATTGCGCCTGTTCCAGGCGGAACACCCGACCATCCGTACCATCGAACAGCAGCAGGCCAAACTCCGTGGTGAACTTGCCAAGCAGCAGAAGGCCGCCGAAAAGCTCCCGCTGACGCAGCAGGAAGTCCTTTCCCTGCAAGAGGAAGTTGAGGTCAACAACAGGCTCTACACGAACCTCCTGAACAATATCCAGCAGCTCCGCGTGGTGCAGGCGGGTGAAGTCGGTAACGTGCGTATCGTGGACCGCGCCTTTGTGCCTATCAGGCCCAGCAAGCCGAACCGCAAGCTCATTTTCCTGGGCGTGGTGTTCGGGTTCTTGCTCCTTGGTTGTGCGCTCGTGCTTGTGCGCCGCATGGCCCAGAACGGGGTGACGAGTAGCAGTGAACTTGAACTGGCGACTGGTGTTGGCGTCTACGGCAAGCTCCCGTTGATAGGGAAGGATACCGTAAACAACGTGCTCAAGCCTGTGGTGCACGAAAGCCCCGACGAACCGTTCGCTGAAGGCGTGCGCGCCCTCAGGACGGCCCTCGAGTTCTCCCTGATGATGGACAAGGACAAGGTGCTCATGGTTTCGGGCCTCGTCGAAGGCGTGGGCAAGTCTTTTGTCTCTATAAACCTTGCAAGTTCCTTTGCCATGTCGGGCAAGAAGGTGCTACTTGTGGATATGGACCTGCGCCGCGGGCATATGTTTGAACGTGGCCACAAGGGCCTGTGCGAAATGCTCCGCACCGACAACTATTCCGATGAATAA
- a CDS encoding thrombospondin type 3 repeat-containing protein, which translates to MKKSFALSLLAVGFAFAQSGLMAGSDGIHQQNAYTLGQWNLAIGVGGDLALDSWSLSRGGQYTANGKTYGLNEWDGSLSGRVNLALGLLDFLDVGASLPLYYEHANDDGVAGWYDMWTTSRGDLDLWLKARIPFDDDRVFGLAAMFDFYIPTGETSVGMRPRHAWYLNDQGITHPFTADAFAVAGTLVMTLDFSKVNVPIRWNGHAGFVYATGDGQANTFVYGTGLNWLPLSWMDVFAEFSGEFRVEETGYPRDPMDDPMLITPGLRFHLPWGIDFAMGLDVAVRALKNFRYDYKKEMKNVDDYIVHYMDEKGHRATYGYVPTPLYAGTAALTVRFGDRKKDSDGDGVEDKKDSCANTPSGAVIDSLGCPIDSDKDGVLDGFDKCPATPEGATIDSVGCPFDTDKDGVYDGLDKCPETKEGASVGINGCEGDFDSDGVEDSFDRCPNTKQGVPVDSSGCPLDTDKDGVSDDADKCADTPSGFAVDSTGCPVDTDKDGVPDALDKCLNTPAGIPVDSVGCPADADKDGVADAVDKCPDTKPGAQVNADGCEGDFDGDGIPDAADQCPNTKQGVSVDSTGCPADADKDGVFDVNDKCPNTPAGTTVDNTGCAADFDKDGIADDVDQCPNTRAGVTVDSLGCPLDEDKDGVPDGIDQCAGTQKGAPVDSVGCPLDTDRDGVADYQDKCPNTLEGIKIDKKGCPVNKKEDLEFLKKGVQFKTGSSKLTKASYKTLDNIIKLLKKVESAKIEVQGHTDNTGSDVKNKKISQERADMVANYFIKKGIASERLRAVGYGSDMPIADNKTKSGRSKNRRVELVPFD; encoded by the coding sequence ATGAAAAAATCATTCGCTCTTTCATTACTAGCCGTAGGCTTTGCCTTCGCCCAAAGCGGGTTGATGGCCGGGTCTGACGGTATTCACCAGCAGAATGCCTACACCCTAGGCCAGTGGAATCTTGCCATTGGCGTGGGTGGCGACCTCGCGCTGGATTCCTGGAGCTTGAGCCGTGGCGGCCAGTACACCGCAAACGGCAAGACCTACGGGCTCAACGAATGGGATGGCTCCCTTTCGGGCAGAGTCAATTTAGCTCTCGGTTTGCTTGACTTCTTGGATGTGGGCGCAAGCCTCCCTCTGTACTACGAACATGCGAACGATGATGGCGTTGCCGGCTGGTACGACATGTGGACGACCAGCCGTGGCGACCTCGACCTGTGGTTGAAAGCCCGCATCCCGTTCGACGATGACCGCGTCTTTGGACTTGCGGCCATGTTCGACTTCTATATCCCGACGGGTGAAACTTCCGTGGGTATGCGTCCCCGCCATGCCTGGTACCTGAACGACCAGGGCATTACGCATCCGTTTACCGCCGATGCATTTGCTGTGGCCGGAACCCTCGTGATGACTCTCGACTTCTCCAAGGTGAACGTGCCTATCCGCTGGAACGGCCATGCCGGCTTCGTGTACGCTACCGGTGACGGTCAGGCCAACACGTTCGTGTATGGCACGGGCTTGAACTGGCTCCCGCTCTCCTGGATGGATGTCTTTGCCGAATTCTCTGGCGAATTCCGCGTAGAGGAAACTGGATATCCGCGTGACCCGATGGACGACCCGATGCTCATTACTCCGGGTCTGCGCTTCCACCTGCCGTGGGGTATCGACTTCGCTATGGGTCTGGATGTTGCTGTTCGCGCTCTCAAGAACTTCCGTTACGATTACAAGAAGGAAATGAAGAACGTCGACGACTACATCGTCCACTACATGGATGAAAAGGGCCACAGGGCTACTTACGGTTACGTCCCGACTCCGCTTTATGCCGGTACTGCCGCTCTTACTGTTCGCTTTGGCGACAGGAAGAAGGACTCCGATGGCGATGGCGTAGAAGACAAGAAGGATAGCTGTGCTAATACTCCGTCCGGCGCTGTGATTGATTCTCTTGGCTGCCCGATCGACAGCGACAAGGATGGCGTTCTCGATGGATTCGACAAGTGCCCGGCTACTCCGGAAGGCGCTACCATCGACTCTGTCGGCTGCCCGTTCGATACAGACAAGGATGGCGTTTACGACGGCCTCGACAAGTGCCCCGAAACTAAGGAAGGCGCTAGCGTTGGTATCAATGGCTGCGAAGGTGACTTCGATAGCGATGGCGTTGAAGATTCCTTCGACCGTTGCCCGAACACCAAGCAGGGTGTACCTGTCGATTCTTCGGGCTGCCCGCTCGATACCGACAAGGATGGCGTGTCGGATGATGCTGATAAGTGTGCTGATACTCCGTCTGGCTTCGCTGTTGATTCTACGGGTTGCCCGGTCGATACCGACAAGGATGGCGTGCCCGATGCTCTCGACAAGTGCCTGAATACTCCGGCTGGCATCCCGGTCGACTCTGTCGGTTGCCCGGCCGATGCCGACAAGGATGGCGTGGCTGATGCTGTTGACAAGTGCCCGGATACCAAGCCGGGTGCACAGGTGAACGCTGATGGTTGCGAAGGCGACTTCGATGGCGACGGCATCCCGGATGCCGCTGACCAGTGCCCGAACACCAAGCAGGGCGTGTCTGTTGATTCTACGGGTTGCCCGGCCGATGCCGATAAGGATGGCGTGTTCGATGTGAACGACAAGTGCCCGAATACTCCTGCCGGAACGACGGTTGACAACACCGGTTGCGCTGCGGACTTCGATAAGGATGGCATTGCCGATGACGTTGACCAGTGCCCGAACACCAGGGCCGGTGTGACTGTCGATTCTCTCGGTTGCCCGCTCGATGAAGACAAGGACGGCGTACCTGATGGCATTGACCAGTGTGCCGGTACCCAGAAGGGTGCTCCGGTTGACTCCGTCGGCTGCCCGCTCGACACCGACAGGGACGGCGTTGCTGATTATCAGGACAAGTGCCCGAACACTCTCGAAGGCATCAAGATTGACAAGAAGGGCTGCCCGGTCAACAAGAAGGAAGACCTCGAATTCCTCAAGAAGGGCGTCCAGTTCAAGACCGGTTCTTCGAAGCTGACCAAGGCCAGCTACAAGACTCTTGATAACATTATCAAGCTCTTGAAGAAGGTCGAATCCGCCAAGATTGAAGTCCAGGGCCATACGGACAACACCGGTTCTGACGTGAAGAACAAGAAGATTTCTCAGGAACGCGCCGACATGGTGGCTAACTACTTCATCAAGAAGGGCATTGCCTCCGAACGTCTCCGTGCTGTGGGTTACGGCTCCGATATGCCGATTGCCGACAACAAGACGAAGTCTGGCCGTTCCAAGAACCGTCGCGTGGAACTCGTTCCGTTCGACTGA
- a CDS encoding GtrA family protein yields MLHFIKYNAIGIVNTLITLVVSWVLLHLLDWSLEVSNFLGFVAGGINSYLMNRIWNFKSENRKRTEVVRFIVVFLLSYALNFVALEACVYVLDHVDCLQPFCTWVSQFMKPSYVANIVANVVYVLASYTLYKKWVFRK; encoded by the coding sequence GTGCTCCACTTCATCAAGTACAACGCCATCGGTATTGTAAATACCCTCATCACGCTTGTGGTGTCGTGGGTGCTGCTCCATTTGTTGGACTGGAGCCTGGAGGTTTCGAATTTTCTCGGTTTTGTCGCGGGCGGTATCAATAGTTACCTCATGAATCGCATCTGGAATTTCAAGAGCGAGAACCGCAAGCGCACCGAAGTTGTCCGGTTTATAGTCGTGTTCCTCTTGAGCTATGCTTTGAACTTTGTCGCACTGGAAGCCTGCGTGTACGTGCTTGACCATGTGGATTGCCTGCAGCCGTTCTGCACCTGGGTTTCGCAGTTCATGAAGCCTTCCTATGTGGCGAACATCGTGGCAAATGTTGTGTATGTGCTGGCGAGTTATACGCTATATAAAAAATGGGTGTTCAGAAAGTGA
- a CDS encoding acetyl-CoA hydrolase/transferase C-terminal domain-containing protein translates to MNWIEGKKCSAEDAASMIHDGDNLGVSGFTLAGYPKAVPLAIAARAEKLHAAGEPFQVTLYAGASTGDSCDGALARAGALKLRMPYQSNPSLRKGINDGSIRYIDAHLGKMGYLVRTGAVPAPTVAVIEVSAILPDGRVCLSTSGGNSVCYLEMAPKIILELNTRLGDSCIGMHDDALPELPPHAKPLPVYSAGDRVGNDFVRIDTNKVIAIVENDAFDEVTPFVEPDEVSKNIGERILDFIRFEESHGRLPKGMAYQSGVGKVANAVLCAMADDDRLGRIDLFTEVIQEAVLPLLKKGKLGVASGTALTLSQAAQQEFVQNASEWKKHFVLRQQEVSNSPDIIRRVGVISMNTALEADIFGNVNSSLVCGSAMMNGIGGAADFARHCALGFFLTPSVAKGGAISSIVPYVSHVDHTEHDTQIFVTEQGLADLRGLPTEERARLIIKNCVHPDFKDEMTDFLEYGLRHAKGLHQPLPLDRAFEMHLRFLTTGNMKK, encoded by the coding sequence ATGAATTGGATTGAAGGCAAAAAATGCTCCGCGGAAGATGCCGCGTCGATGATTCACGATGGAGATAACCTCGGGGTTTCGGGCTTTACGCTGGCCGGCTACCCCAAGGCAGTCCCGCTTGCGATTGCGGCCCGTGCCGAAAAACTGCATGCTGCCGGCGAGCCTTTCCAGGTGACACTCTATGCGGGCGCCTCTACCGGCGACAGCTGCGACGGGGCCTTGGCCCGCGCAGGTGCGCTCAAGCTCCGCATGCCCTACCAGAGCAACCCGAGCCTCCGCAAGGGCATCAATGACGGCAGCATCCGCTATATCGATGCCCACCTCGGCAAGATGGGTTACCTTGTGCGCACGGGCGCAGTCCCTGCGCCCACTGTCGCCGTGATCGAGGTCAGCGCGATATTGCCCGATGGACGCGTGTGCCTTTCTACCTCGGGCGGCAATTCGGTATGCTACCTGGAAATGGCCCCGAAGATTATTCTGGAGTTGAACACCCGTCTGGGCGACAGCTGCATCGGCATGCACGACGACGCCCTGCCCGAACTCCCGCCGCACGCAAAACCCCTGCCGGTCTATTCCGCAGGCGATCGCGTGGGTAACGATTTTGTCAGGATAGATACGAATAAAGTAATTGCAATTGTCGAAAACGATGCCTTTGACGAGGTGACCCCCTTCGTGGAACCCGACGAGGTCTCGAAGAATATCGGCGAGCGCATCCTCGACTTTATCCGGTTCGAGGAATCGCACGGCAGGCTCCCGAAGGGCATGGCCTACCAGAGCGGCGTGGGCAAGGTGGCAAATGCCGTCCTTTGCGCGATGGCCGATGACGACCGCCTCGGGCGCATCGACCTGTTTACCGAAGTCATCCAGGAGGCGGTGCTCCCGCTCCTGAAGAAGGGCAAGCTCGGGGTGGCGAGCGGTACGGCGCTCACGCTGTCGCAGGCAGCCCAGCAGGAGTTCGTGCAGAACGCCTCCGAATGGAAAAAGCACTTTGTGCTCCGCCAGCAGGAAGTGAGCAACAGCCCCGATATCATTCGCCGTGTGGGCGTCATCTCGATGAATACCGCCCTCGAGGCCGATATTTTCGGCAACGTGAACAGCAGTCTCGTGTGCGGTTCGGCGATGATGAACGGGATTGGCGGTGCGGCGGATTTTGCCCGCCATTGTGCCCTCGGGTTCTTCCTTACGCCGTCGGTCGCGAAGGGCGGCGCCATCAGTAGCATCGTGCCCTACGTGAGCCATGTGGACCATACGGAGCACGATACGCAGATTTTCGTGACGGAGCAGGGCCTTGCCGACCTCCGCGGGCTCCCCACCGAGGAGCGTGCGCGCCTGATTATCAAGAACTGCGTGCACCCCGACTTCAAGGATGAAATGACGGATTTCCTGGAATACGGCCTGCGCCATGCCAAGGGGTTACATCAGCCCCTGCCGCTGGACAGGGCTTTCGAGATGCATTTGCGGTTCCTTACAACTGGAAATATGAAAAAATAG
- a CDS encoding histidine phosphatase family protein: MATKRINIWGGIPVWFALCAALSLFVACGDGSSGTSADPDEPLSSDSNTSSQTALRSSSSWGNFVYSSIGSIYTGRDTLRAQDSLVDTLAKGSGTDSLGDTLPDISRKQVYSVRRVVLDKRMSAMFGVPAGANVKVEALDVKAGLSVVGADSVDVAGIETAGLSFESPYVKVTVDGVTLDFPGVAQTVTGLSLSAFEDLTSKDSVELDFVTSAAFPRVRALVMAGQDPAVAVEQAGMEILRAFHMDEFTGMPEEESSARLLAIHLLASSRVAEGDGFTFADFGDDIAVDGLWSDSASRARIADWALTVDATDGFAAIRSALSVESGFEKYLRIFYQKELGISECSVGNAGEVLYVANTASRYFVQEISDFSEVTERFVCKESGSIAFVSDNMKDTFAFGPGEEGEVRVGAFSGNLYYTYEDGAWRPSTALEKDAYFVQVSATSVFTDIKDVYESIKPNERVIFVVRHAERGDDTSKSGTLTSNGKKQSEEVGAKLTKFPQDFLLGASEFLRAHQTVEYIARGRGQSYDVRDTFPELNDDWYEKNHEASEKAKSECGGGWESTSKYAYTAAYTTGENAAFYPLAERSVELIEDVLLAKYNDPTQRFVILSSHDKVMVPLVVYCTNKKVNLKKYDGGKWLNYLAGVAIIIDELGNRRYIPVKGLSSAYM, translated from the coding sequence ATGGCTACGAAAAGAATAAATATCTGGGGGGGTATACCCGTATGGTTCGCGCTGTGCGCGGCCCTTTCCCTGTTCGTAGCCTGTGGTGACGGTTCATCGGGCACATCTGCCGATCCGGACGAACCGCTTTCTTCTGACAGCAATACCTCTTCCCAGACGGCGCTGAGGAGCTCATCGTCGTGGGGAAATTTCGTCTATTCGTCCATCGGGTCCATCTATACTGGTCGGGATACACTGAGGGCGCAGGATTCCCTTGTCGATACGCTTGCGAAGGGCTCTGGTACCGATTCTCTCGGTGATACGCTTCCCGATATCTCCAGAAAGCAGGTGTATTCTGTGCGCCGTGTCGTTCTGGATAAACGCATGTCGGCGATGTTCGGCGTGCCTGCGGGCGCGAACGTGAAGGTCGAAGCGCTGGATGTCAAGGCGGGCCTCTCCGTAGTCGGAGCCGATTCTGTTGACGTTGCCGGTATCGAGACAGCAGGCCTCTCGTTCGAGAGTCCCTACGTGAAGGTGACTGTCGATGGTGTCACGCTTGATTTCCCTGGCGTGGCGCAGACGGTGACTGGGTTGTCGCTCTCTGCATTTGAAGACCTGACGTCGAAGGACTCGGTCGAGTTGGATTTTGTTACGAGCGCAGCGTTCCCGCGTGTCAGGGCGCTCGTGATGGCAGGGCAGGATCCTGCTGTAGCTGTGGAACAAGCCGGGATGGAAATTCTGCGTGCGTTCCACATGGATGAATTTACGGGCATGCCCGAAGAGGAGTCTTCGGCGCGGCTCTTGGCAATCCACCTGCTGGCTTCTTCCAGGGTGGCTGAGGGTGACGGTTTTACTTTTGCGGACTTTGGTGACGATATCGCTGTAGATGGCCTGTGGAGCGATTCGGCTTCGCGGGCAAGAATTGCGGACTGGGCTTTGACTGTAGATGCGACCGATGGCTTTGCCGCTATCCGGAGTGCGCTTTCTGTGGAATCCGGGTTCGAAAAGTACCTGCGTATATTCTACCAGAAGGAACTCGGAATTTCAGAATGCTCCGTTGGGAATGCCGGTGAAGTCCTGTATGTGGCTAATACGGCGAGCCGCTACTTTGTTCAGGAAATATCGGACTTTTCCGAGGTGACGGAACGCTTTGTATGCAAGGAATCGGGCTCGATTGCGTTCGTGTCTGACAACATGAAGGATACCTTCGCGTTCGGGCCGGGCGAAGAGGGCGAGGTGCGGGTTGGTGCCTTTAGCGGGAATCTCTACTATACCTATGAAGACGGCGCCTGGAGGCCCTCTACCGCACTTGAAAAGGATGCTTACTTTGTACAGGTCTCGGCTACCTCCGTCTTTACCGATATCAAGGATGTATACGAGAGCATCAAGCCGAACGAGCGTGTCATTTTCGTGGTTCGCCATGCGGAGCGCGGTGACGACACGAGCAAGAGTGGAACCCTCACTTCTAACGGCAAGAAGCAATCCGAGGAGGTTGGTGCGAAACTTACGAAGTTCCCGCAGGATTTCTTGCTGGGGGCATCCGAGTTCCTGCGCGCACACCAGACAGTGGAATACATTGCGCGTGGCCGCGGCCAATCGTACGACGTACGTGATACCTTCCCCGAACTGAATGATGACTGGTACGAGAAGAACCATGAGGCGAGCGAGAAGGCGAAGTCCGAATGTGGTGGTGGCTGGGAATCGACCTCCAAGTATGCCTACACGGCAGCCTACACGACCGGCGAGAATGCGGCGTTCTACCCCCTTGCGGAACGTTCTGTTGAACTTATCGAGGATGTGCTCCTTGCCAAATACAACGACCCCACGCAGCGTTTCGTGATACTCAGTTCTCACGACAAGGTGATGGTCCCGCTTGTGGTTTACTGCACGAACAAGAAGGTGAACCTCAAGAAATATGACGGTGGAAAGTGGCTCAACTACCTTGCGGGAGTCGCCATTATCATCGATGAACTCGGAAACAGGCGCTATATTCCCGTGAAAGGCCTGAGTTCGGCATATATGTAA
- a CDS encoding histidine phosphatase family protein — MKTYWPIALLAFFLVCCGSDNPASEDSVDGDPSSSGYMHKPGDSSSSGKSHSHHNSSSSVSPGVPDVVTDTLIHDSTVVTDVDHLPDCTSEKEGESFMVESEKKLYFCVSKEWVESELVREFFELSCRDGMLVLKNPGEEIVEPSSSGGYVSPWGGNFGGQNNSTMDMDTEPRMVGAHIVGAAQKGPFRFGTSVKIVELDSMQRLGDSKRSHRTCITDASGNYSFDSVDLASPYLRIEANGYFQNELTGGLSSHTVTLKAIVDVTDRDTVNVNMLTHMEAERVLKLVENSGNNQPIRAVKAQALKEILSSFEINLGGSSGGGYTGFPGWGQQQQTTTTTDGRFAEDISLFDGDEYSAALLAVSIMMQRKGSGSEMLQYTSGIAERIKGNGNWDDNNAKADLADWLMVLDTSGAYATIRSNIASWNKGEVPDFEKHLRNFWTGIYQFGSCGSMNAGTVKYVNNSLSKFFISYYEQPEGTRTRFICDAETHQWRTATDIEKDTVGFGKGEYDGQIKNGVINRDRYYVYEQSTGKWREATSDDIMEFEDIKDVYASLGSNERVIFILRHAERTDDTGKKGHLTDGGKKQGKTVGEKLKGEKLSFANSTYTRSYETCENVAAGAGISPFVSDTIKDLDGEWYVKDDSKFENYKNSDGGGWVVVSAYAYKGAYSDAFYDFGKRSEEFIDEVVKPGFQRVNNRVQVWISHDVLVTPLTVYGTEKKVNLRYFDTKQWINYLAGIAIIMDGSGKIRYVPVRGLDSGTMTM; from the coding sequence ATGAAGACGTACTGGCCTATAGCACTACTCGCCTTTTTCTTGGTATGCTGCGGTTCCGATAACCCGGCATCTGAAGACTCTGTGGATGGAGATCCTTCTTCGAGCGGCTATATGCATAAACCGGGAGACTCTTCTAGTTCGGGTAAGAGTCACTCTCATCACAACAGCAGTTCCAGCGTGTCGCCGGGTGTTCCCGACGTCGTTACCGATACGCTTATCCATGATTCAACCGTAGTGACCGACGTCGATCACCTGCCCGACTGCACCTCCGAAAAGGAGGGCGAGTCCTTCATGGTGGAGAGCGAGAAGAAACTCTATTTCTGCGTGAGCAAGGAATGGGTCGAATCGGAACTCGTACGTGAATTTTTCGAACTGAGCTGCCGCGATGGCATGCTCGTGCTCAAGAATCCGGGTGAAGAGATTGTGGAACCGAGTTCGTCCGGTGGCTATGTCTCGCCGTGGGGCGGAAATTTCGGTGGCCAGAATAATTCGACAATGGACATGGATACCGAACCGCGCATGGTTGGTGCTCACATTGTGGGTGCTGCGCAGAAGGGGCCCTTCCGTTTTGGTACATCGGTGAAGATTGTGGAACTCGACAGCATGCAGCGTCTCGGGGATTCCAAGCGTAGCCACAGGACCTGCATTACGGATGCTTCGGGCAACTACAGTTTCGATAGTGTGGACCTGGCTTCGCCGTACCTGCGCATAGAGGCGAATGGATATTTCCAGAACGAACTTACCGGCGGGCTTTCTTCGCATACGGTTACGCTGAAGGCGATTGTCGATGTGACGGACCGCGATACGGTGAACGTGAACATGCTGACGCACATGGAGGCCGAACGCGTTCTGAAGCTCGTGGAGAATAGCGGCAACAACCAGCCTATACGCGCCGTGAAGGCTCAGGCCCTCAAGGAAATCCTCTCTTCGTTCGAGATAAACCTGGGAGGCTCCTCCGGCGGTGGCTACACCGGATTCCCGGGATGGGGGCAGCAACAGCAGACTACGACGACAACGGATGGTCGCTTTGCCGAAGATATCTCGCTGTTCGATGGTGACGAGTACAGTGCGGCACTCCTTGCGGTATCCATCATGATGCAGCGCAAGGGCTCGGGTAGCGAGATGCTCCAGTACACGTCGGGCATTGCCGAGCGCATCAAGGGTAACGGCAACTGGGACGACAACAATGCGAAGGCGGACCTGGCTGACTGGCTCATGGTGCTCGATACGAGCGGCGCGTATGCGACTATCCGGTCGAATATCGCTAGCTGGAACAAGGGCGAGGTCCCAGATTTCGAGAAGCACCTGCGCAACTTCTGGACAGGCATCTACCAGTTCGGTAGTTGCGGTTCCATGAATGCGGGGACGGTCAAGTATGTGAACAACAGCCTGAGTAAGTTCTTTATTTCGTACTACGAACAGCCCGAAGGTACGCGCACGCGCTTTATCTGCGATGCCGAGACGCACCAGTGGCGCACGGCGACCGATATCGAGAAGGATACGGTGGGCTTTGGCAAGGGTGAATACGACGGTCAGATCAAGAATGGCGTTATAAATCGTGACCGCTACTACGTTTATGAACAAAGTACGGGCAAGTGGCGCGAGGCCACGAGCGACGATATCATGGAATTCGAGGATATCAAGGACGTGTATGCGAGCCTTGGCTCAAACGAGAGGGTCATCTTTATCTTGCGCCATGCGGAACGTACCGACGATACGGGCAAGAAGGGCCACCTGACGGATGGCGGTAAGAAGCAGGGCAAGACCGTGGGCGAGAAACTCAAGGGAGAAAAACTCTCGTTCGCGAATTCTACGTATACGCGTAGCTACGAAACCTGCGAGAATGTTGCTGCCGGTGCCGGCATATCTCCGTTTGTGTCCGATACCATCAAGGATCTTGACGGTGAATGGTACGTGAAGGACGATTCCAAGTTCGAAAACTACAAGAATTCCGATGGTGGCGGCTGGGTCGTTGTCTCGGCGTATGCCTACAAGGGCGCTTATTCCGACGCCTTCTATGACTTCGGTAAGCGTAGCGAGGAATTTATCGACGAAGTGGTGAAACCCGGATTCCAGAGGGTGAACAACCGTGTCCAGGTCTGGATTTCGCATGATGTTCTTGTGACTCCGTTGACGGTCTACGGTACGGAAAAGAAGGTGAACCTGCGCTACTTTGATACAAAGCAGTGGATAAACTACCTTGCGGGTATCGCGATAATTATGGATGGTAGCGGGAAGATTCGCTATGTGCCTGTACGGGGCCTGGATAGCGGAACGATGACGATGTAG